ATGGTCTTTTTCCCGATGAAAATTTTCTTCTTCTTCGCGATCGCTTCCCGGACGTCGGCTTCGCAGACGAAATCCACGATCTCGATTTTCGGCGCGGGCGGTTCGGGAGGTTTTTCCGCGGCGGGCTGCGCGCTTGCCGGCGGCGCAGCCGGCTTCTCCCGGGAGCAGGCGCAGGCAGGCGCCGGCGGAGCGCCCGCGCGGCTGAGGAAACGATCCACGGCGCCGGCCACCGCCTCGGCGGGTATCTCTCTCGCGGATGCAGGGGGCGCAGCCGGCGAACCGGCAGGCAGAGCGGCAGCCACAGCCGCCCGCGCGCCCGATGCCGTGACGGCGAAGCCGCGCTCCGCGAGGTAGCGTTCGACAGCCGCCACCAGCGCGGCGCGGTCGGCTGCGCTCAACCCGCCGTCCTGCCGCCCCATCGCTTCCTGAGGCGTCCGCACAGCCCAGGCGACGCGCTTGATGTTGATCAGATGCTGAGGCCCGACGTTGTCAGAGGTCACATTGCCGCCGATCGCGCCGCAGCCCAGCGTCATCGAAGGCTGGAGGTTCGTCGTGATGCCCACCGAGCCCTGAGGCGAAGACGTGTTGACCAGCACGCGGTAAGCAGGCACGCGCCGTGCGAATTCGGCCACCCGGTCCTCGGCGCGCGCATGGATCACCGCGGTGTGGCCGATGCCGCCGAAACGGAGAATCGCCTCGCAGGCCTGGATGCCGGCCTCGATATCGTCCACCCAATACAGAGCCAGAACCGGGGAAAGCTTTTCGGCTGAGAGAGGGTAATCCTTGCCGATTCCCGCAATTTCGCCTGCGAGAATCGTTGTCTCCTGAGGCACGGAAAACCCGGCCATTTCCGCAATTTTCTGCGGCGATTTGCCCACGCACTCGCCGCGCACGCGCGCGCCGCCGCTGAACAGCGTCTTTTCGACCGCAGCCCTTTCGGCATCGCTCATCAGGTAGGCGCCGTTGCGCTTCAGCTCGGCCAGGATCGTTTCCCGCAGCCGCCTTTCGGCCACCACCGTCTGTTCGCTGGAGCAGACTGTGCCAAAGTCGAACTTCTTGCCCTCCACCACCAACCGCACGGCGGCCGGCAGATCGGCGGAAGCGTCGATCAGGATGGGCACGTTGCCTGGCCCCACGCCGTAGGCAGGCTTGCCGGAGGAGTACGCAGCGCGCACCATGCCCGCTCCGCCGGTCGCCAGAATGACGGCGGTCTTCGGGTGCTTCATCAGTTCCTGCGTGGCTTCGAGGGTCGGCCTTTCAAGGCACTGGATCAGTCCGCGCGGCGCTCCTGCCTTTTCAGCCGCCTCCATGGCGATGCCGGCTGCGGTGCAGGTGCATTCTTTGGCTCGCGGGTGCGGGCTGAGAACGACTCCATTGCCGGATTTCAGCGCGATGAGGATCTTGAAAAAGGCGGTCGAAGTGGGATTGGTCGTCGGGCAGATCGCGGCCACCACGCCCACGGGCGTGCCGATTTCGGTGACGCGCTGTTCCGGAATCTCCCGCAGAACGCCGAGAGTGCGCATGCCGCGCATCCACCGGGGCAGGATGTCCGTGCACAGAAGGTTCTTGGCCGTCTTGTCTTCCACGTTGCCCATGCCGGTCTCGTCGACCGCCATCTGGGCCAGCCGGCGCGCCTCCGCGCGCCCGGCGGCTGCGACGGCTTCGACGATGGCGTCCACCTGCTCCTGAGTGAACTTCGCGTAGTGCAGCCAGGCGGCGTGCGCCAGCTCCGCCTTCGTGCGGACTTCCTCCAGGGACAGTGCGTCCGGCTCGTGCGGCATCGTGCGTCTCCGCCCTCAGCCCCGGCTGTTACTTTTTCGCGTGATTGGCGGGAATGACCTTCTCGGTTTCCTCGTGCGGATTGGGGATCACGTGAACGGCGATCAACTCGCCCACGCGCCGCGCCGCCGCCGCGCCGGCATCGGTAGCCGCCTTCACGGCGCCCACGTCGCCGCGTACGGTCACGACAACATAGGCCGCGCCCACATACTCTTTCCCCGTGAGCACGACGTTCGCCGTCTTCACCATGGCGTCAGCGGCCTCGATCGCGCCGATCAGCCCTTTGGTCTCGACCATGCCCAATGCTTCCATCGCTGCCTTTGACCTCCGGTAGAAAGCCCTTCGGGTGTTGAAACTCCCACGGTATCACAACCGCGGGAAGGTGGAACCTGCCCGTAATCCGTCTGTCGCGGCAACGTGAGAAGTTCCTATATGGGCAAAGTAGAAAGTTCCTGTTGACAGCCGATGGGCTGAGGGATGGAAGGAATCGCGATGAGCCAAAAGGAACGGGACTGGTTGCACTGGCTGAAGCGGGTGCAGGAAGGCGAGATCACGCAGCGGCAGGCGGCGGAGTGGATGGATGTGAGCGAGCGGTGGGTGAGGGAGCTGGTGCGGCGCTACGAGCGGGTGGGCGACGGGGTGGTGGTGCACGGGCTGCGGGGGCGGGCCTCGAACCGGCGGATCGAGGAAGCGAAGCGGGAAGAAGCGATGAAGCTGCTGCGGCAGCCGGACTGGCATGATTTCGGGCCGACGTTTGCGAGCGAGCAGTTGGCCAGGTGCGGCATTGGGGCGAGCAAGGAGACGGTGCGGCAGTGGATGATGGCGGCGGGGCTGTGGGAGAGCCGGCGGCGGAAGGTGAGGGAGGTGCACGAGTGGCGGCCGCGGCGGAGCGCGTGGGGGGAGCTGGTGCAGTGGGACACGTCGGAGCACGACTGGCTGGAGGGCCGGGGCGAGCCGGTGCGGTATCTGGTGCGGATGATCGATGACGCGACGAGCCGGAGCTGGGGGCGGTTTGTGGCGAGCGACAGCACGCGGGCCAACATGGGGGTGCTGTGGGAGTACCTGGAGCGGTATGGGCGGATGGTGGATGTGTACACGGACCGGCACTCGATGTTTGTGGTGGCGCGGAGGGGGAGGGAAAGCGAAGACGAGTGGCGTGCGGCGGACCGGCTGACGCAGATCGGGCGGGCGCTGCGGGAGTTGGGCATCGGCTGGATCGGGGCGCTGTCGCCACAGGCCAAGGGGCGGGTGGAGCGCAGTTTCGGCACGGACCAGGACCGGCTGGTGAAGCTGCTGCGGCTGGCCAGGGTGAGGACTCTGGCGGAAGCCAACCGGTTTCTGGAGCAGGAGTACTGGCCGGAGTGGAACGAGCGCTTCGCGCTGCCTCTGGAGGGCGTGGCGAATGCACACCGGCCGCTGACGGCGGAGATCGATCTGGGGGCCAGTTTGAGCCATGTCGAGACGCGGGTGATCGACAACGACTACACGATCTCGTTCGCCGGCCGCCGGTAT
This DNA window, taken from Bryobacteraceae bacterium, encodes the following:
- a CDS encoding acetaldehyde dehydrogenase (acetylating) — protein: MPHEPDALSLEEVRTKAELAHAAWLHYAKFTQEQVDAIVEAVAAAGRAEARRLAQMAVDETGMGNVEDKTAKNLLCTDILPRWMRGMRTLGVLREIPEQRVTEIGTPVGVVAAICPTTNPTSTAFFKILIALKSGNGVVLSPHPRAKECTCTAAGIAMEAAEKAGAPRGLIQCLERPTLEATQELMKHPKTAVILATGGAGMVRAAYSSGKPAYGVGPGNVPILIDASADLPAAVRLVVEGKKFDFGTVCSSEQTVVAERRLRETILAELKRNGAYLMSDAERAAVEKTLFSGGARVRGECVGKSPQKIAEMAGFSVPQETTILAGEIAGIGKDYPLSAEKLSPVLALYWVDDIEAGIQACEAILRFGGIGHTAVIHARAEDRVAEFARRVPAYRVLVNTSSPQGSVGITTNLQPSMTLGCGAIGGNVTSDNVGPQHLINIKRVAWAVRTPQEAMGRQDGGLSAADRAALVAAVERYLAERGFAVTASGARAAVAAALPAGSPAAPPASAREIPAEAVAGAVDRFLSRAGAPPAPACACSREKPAAPPASAQPAAEKPPEPPAPKIEIVDFVCEADVREAIAKKKKIFIGKKTIVTPAARDAAAADEILVMAER
- a CDS encoding transposase, which produces MSQKERDWLHWLKRVQEGEITQRQAAEWMDVSERWVRELVRRYERVGDGVVVHGLRGRASNRRIEEAKREEAMKLLRQPDWHDFGPTFASEQLARCGIGASKETVRQWMMAAGLWESRRRKVREVHEWRPRRSAWGELVQWDTSEHDWLEGRGEPVRYLVRMIDDATSRSWGRFVASDSTRANMGVLWEYLERYGRMVDVYTDRHSMFVVARRGRESEDEWRAADRLTQIGRALRELGIGWIGALSPQAKGRVERSFGTDQDRLVKLLRLARVRTLAEANRFLEQEYWPEWNERFALPLEGVANAHRPLTAEIDLGASLSHVETRVIDNDYTISFAGRRYQIARQDVQAGMKRQSLRVELRLDGTLKARYEGRYVEIAECGPPAPAAPAAPRKPPRRNHNAGGKSRWMEGFWERPAPPMWLAIEESNRHG
- the cchA gene encoding carboxysome shell protein, translating into MEALGMVETKGLIGAIEAADAMVKTANVVLTGKEYVGAAYVVVTVRGDVGAVKAATDAGAAAARRVGELIAVHVIPNPHEETEKVIPANHAKK